One Takifugu rubripes chromosome 19, fTakRub1.2, whole genome shotgun sequence genomic window carries:
- the ppil1 gene encoding peptidyl-prolyl cis-trans isomerase-like 1 yields MSGLPPDTWQPKTVTVETTMGTIVVELYWHHAPKTCTNFAELARRGYYNSTKFHRIIKDFMVQGGDPTGTGRGGASIYGKQFEDELSPELKFTGAGILAMANAGPDTNGSQFFMTLAPTQWLDGKHTIFGRISQGMGVLQRMGMVESNAQDRPLEDIKIITATVSS; encoded by the exons ATGTCGGGACTACCTCCAGACACATGGCAGCCGAAAACAGTGACTGTGGAAACTAC GATGGGGACGATTGTGGTGGAGCTGTATTGGCACCATGCACCGAAGACCTGCACCAATTTTGCAGAACTTGCCAGAAGAGGTTATTATAATTCCACAAAGTTTCATCGAATTATAAAAGACTTCATGGTGCAGGGAGGGGACCCCACGGGGACAG GACGAGGCGGTGCCTCCATATATGGCAAACAGTTTGAAGATGAGCTGAGCCCTGAACTGAAATTCACAG GTGCTGGTATTTTGGCGATGGCCAATGCAGGACCAGACACAAATGGAAGTCAGTTCTTTATGACACTTGCGCCCACACAGTGGTTGGATGGTAAACACACCATTTTTGGAAGAATTTCACAGGGGATGGGTGTCCTGCAAAGGATGGGGATGGTAGAGTCCAACGCTCAAGATCGACCCCTTGAAGACATCAAAATTATCACAGCCACTGTATCTAGTTAA
- the eno1b gene encoding enolase 1b, (alpha), with protein MSIVSIHAREIFDSRGNPTVEVDLCTDKGLFRAAVPSGASTGIYEALELRDNEKSRFLGKGVSKAVNHINTSLAAALVGQDLSVVDQARIDQVMIDLDGTENKSQFGANAILGISLAVCKAGAAEKGVSLYQHIADLAGNTEVILPVPAFNVINGGSHAGNKLAMQEFMILPVGASTFREAMRIGAEVYHNLKNVIKKKYGQDATNVGDEGGFAPNILENKEALELIKEAISKAGYTDEVVIGMDVAASEFYKEGKYDLDFKSPDDPKPSITSDELANLYKSFVKDYPVVSIEDPFDQDDWAAWTNFTESTDIQVVGDDLTVTNPTRIGKAVEEKACNCLLLKVNQIGTVTESLSACKKAQENGWGVMVSHRSGETEDTFIADLVVGLCAGQIKTGAPCRSERLAKYNQILRIEEELGDKARFAGKNFRNPLNK; from the exons ATGTCCATTGTTAGCATTCATGCTCGAGAGATCTTCGATTCTCGTGGAAACCCCACCGTAGAAGTGGACCTTTGCACCGACAAAG GATTGTTCAGAGCAGCTGTTCCAAGTGGTGCATCCACTGGGATCTATGAAGCCTTGGAGCTCAGGGACAATGAGAAGTCTCGCTTCCTTGGCAAAG GCGTCTCAAAGGCTGTAAATCACATCAATACTAGTCTTGCAGCTGCACTTGTCGGCCAG GATCTGTCTGTGGTTGACCAAGCGAGAATCGACCAGGTTATGATCGACTTGGATGGAACAGAAAACAAAT CACAATTTGGAGCAAATGCCATCCTTGGAATCTCCCTTGCTGTCTGCAAAGCCGGAGCAGCAGAGAAAGGGGTTTCTCTCTACCAACACATCGCTGACCTTGCAGGAAACACGGAGGTCATCCTGCCAGTGCCG GCATTCAATGTGATCAATGGCGGCTCACACGCTGGGAACAAGCTTGCTATGCAGGAGTTCATGATCCTGCCCGTGGGTGCAAGCACCTTCAGGGAGGCCATGCGCATTGGAGCCGAGGTCTACCATAATCTCAAAAACGTCATCAAGAAAAAATACGGTCAGGACGCCACCAATGTAGGCGATGAAGGAGGCTTTGCTCCAAATATCCTGGAGAACAAGGAAG CTCTGGAGTTGATTAAGGAAGCCATCTCCAAAGCGGGATATACAGATGAAGTTGTGATTGGCATGGATGTGGCAGCATCTGAATTCTATAAGGAGGGCAAATACGATCTGGACTTCAAGTCACCCGATGACCCAAAGCCTTCCATCACTTCTGATGAACTGGCTAATCTCTACAAGAGCTTTGTGAAGGATTATCCAG TGGTCTCCATCGAAGATCCCTTTGACCAGGATGACTGGGCGGCCTGGACCAACTTCACTGAAAGCACAGACATCCAGGTGGTTGGAGACGACCTCACGGTGACCAACCCCACCCGCATTGGCAAGGCCGTGGAGGAAAAAGCCTGCAACTGCCTGCTGCTGAAGGTCAACCAGATTGGAACGGTTACCGAGTCTTTGAGCGC GTGTAAGAAGGCTCAGGAGAACGGCTGGGGAGTGATGGTTAGCCACCGCTCTGGGGAAACCGAGGACACCTTTATAGCTGATTTGGTGGTTGGTTTATGCGCTGGACAG ATTAAGACTGGAGCGCCATGTCGCTCTGAGCGTTTGGCCAAATACAACCAGATTCTTAG AATTGAGGAGGAACTGGGAGACAAGGCCCGTTTTGCTGGGAAAAACTTCCGAAATCCACTGAACAAATAA